A window from Setaria italica strain Yugu1 chromosome VIII, Setaria_italica_v2.0, whole genome shotgun sequence encodes these proteins:
- the LOC101753216 gene encoding uncharacterized protein LOC101753216 isoform X1 has product MAEDQIGLLCHGSEGGFTVVDFTNLDPEGELCLLHHPALPASASHKNTEEEEADWMIKKVRVPPGPNFRRWITDAIIPLHGRFLCLVDNYQGILVVDVLRAASVKSATDQLLHYIPLPDEALQSDRRPHPDGDCPDRARCVCVTADFTLKLVCVTTRKANRARSPFTIRSWTLPNFYRSGQWYRGHTMEAAEFWGLYNGQSLPRVKPWYPLVSLVNPNEFCFLLKEDHTTYWIIEVDMGNKMLKSSAIYINEEEEGCTTDRPRARRIVFDGHSFIPSRISYYLGMDDANKSQELSEMMQKAKQRRVAQKKSQLEVEQAESKEHVAESKAAKCRA; this is encoded by the exons ATGGCGGAGGACCAAATCGGCCTCCTGTGCCACGGCAGCGAAGGCGGGTTCACGGTCGTGGATTTCACCAACTTGGACCCGGAAGGCGAGCTCTGCCTGCTGCACCACCCTGCACTTCCTGCTTCTGCCTCGCACAAGAacactgaagaagaagaagcagactGGATGATTAAGAAGGTGCGGGTACCCCCGGGCCCCAATTTTCGCCGTTGGATCACTGACGCCATCATCCCCCTCCATGGACGCTtcttgtgcttggttgacaacTACCAGGGCATACTTGTTGTTGACGTCCTCCGTGCCGCCAGCGTCAAGAGCGCCACAGATCAGCTGCTCCATTACATCCCGCTGCCTGACGAAGCTTTGCAATCTGACCGCCGCCCACATCCCGATGGAGACTGCCCTGACAGAGCTCGATGTGTCTGCGTCACTGCTGATTTCACGCTCAAACTCGTCTGCGTTACCACCCGTAAAGCCAACCGAGCGCGCTCTCCTTTCACAATAAGATCATGGACATTGCCTAACTTCTACCGAAGTGGGCAATGGTACAGAGGTCACACCATGGAGGCAGCCGAGTTCTGGGGTCTTTACAATGGCCAGAGCCTTCCACGGGTGAAGCCTTGGTATCCTCTGGTTAGCTTGGTAAATCCAAATGAATTCTGCTTCCTGTTGAAGGAGGACCACACCACTTACTGGATAATTGAAGTCGACATGGGGAACAAGATGCTCAAGTCATCCGCCATCTATATcaatgaagaggaagaagggtgcacCACTGACAGGCCTAGGGCTCGCAGGATCGTCTTTGATGGACACTCCTTCATCCCTAGCAGAATCTCCTATTACCTGGGCATGGATGATGCCAACAAAAG TCAGGAACTAAGTGAAATGATGCAGAAGGCAAAGCAGCGCAGGGTTGCGCAAAAGAAGAGTCAGTTGGAAGTGGAGCAAGCCGAATCGAAGGAGCATGTTGCTGAATCGAAGGCAGCCAAATGCCGTGCTTGA
- the LOC101753216 gene encoding uncharacterized protein LOC101753216 isoform X2: MAEDQIGLLCHGSEGGFTVVDFTNLDPEGELCLLHHPALPASASHKNTEEEEADWMIKKVRVPPGPNFRRWITDAIIPLHGRFLCLVDNYQGILVVDVLRAASVKSATDQLLHYIPLPDEALQSDRRPHPDGDCPDRARCVCVTADFTLKLVCVTTRKANRARSPFTIRSWTLPNFYRSGQWYRGHTMEAAEFWGLYNGQSLPRVKPWYPLVSLVNPNEFCFLLKEDHTTYWIIEVDMGNKMLKSSAIYINEEEEGCTTDRPRARRIVFDGHSFIPSRISYYLGMDDANKRN; this comes from the exons ATGGCGGAGGACCAAATCGGCCTCCTGTGCCACGGCAGCGAAGGCGGGTTCACGGTCGTGGATTTCACCAACTTGGACCCGGAAGGCGAGCTCTGCCTGCTGCACCACCCTGCACTTCCTGCTTCTGCCTCGCACAAGAacactgaagaagaagaagcagactGGATGATTAAGAAGGTGCGGGTACCCCCGGGCCCCAATTTTCGCCGTTGGATCACTGACGCCATCATCCCCCTCCATGGACGCTtcttgtgcttggttgacaacTACCAGGGCATACTTGTTGTTGACGTCCTCCGTGCCGCCAGCGTCAAGAGCGCCACAGATCAGCTGCTCCATTACATCCCGCTGCCTGACGAAGCTTTGCAATCTGACCGCCGCCCACATCCCGATGGAGACTGCCCTGACAGAGCTCGATGTGTCTGCGTCACTGCTGATTTCACGCTCAAACTCGTCTGCGTTACCACCCGTAAAGCCAACCGAGCGCGCTCTCCTTTCACAATAAGATCATGGACATTGCCTAACTTCTACCGAAGTGGGCAATGGTACAGAGGTCACACCATGGAGGCAGCCGAGTTCTGGGGTCTTTACAATGGCCAGAGCCTTCCACGGGTGAAGCCTTGGTATCCTCTGGTTAGCTTGGTAAATCCAAATGAATTCTGCTTCCTGTTGAAGGAGGACCACACCACTTACTGGATAATTGAAGTCGACATGGGGAACAAGATGCTCAAGTCATCCGCCATCTATATcaatgaagaggaagaagggtgcacCACTGACAGGCCTAGGGCTCGCAGGATCGTCTTTGATGGACACTCCTTCATCCCTAGCAGAATCTCCTATTACCTGGGCATGGATGATGCCAACAAAAG GAACTAA